One window from the genome of Microcebus murinus isolate Inina chromosome X, M.murinus_Inina_mat1.0, whole genome shotgun sequence encodes:
- the RPL39 gene encoding large ribosomal subunit protein eL39, with protein sequence MSSHKTFRIKRFLAKKQKQNRPIPQWIRMKTGNKIRYNSKRRHWRRTKLGL encoded by the exons ATG TCTTCTCACAAGACTTTCAGAATCAAGCGGTTTCTGGccaagaaacagaagcaaaaccgtCCCATTCCCCAATGGATTCGTATGAAAACTGGCAATAAAATCAG GTACAATTCCAAGAGGAGACATTGGAGAAGAACCAAGCTGGGTCTATAA